The following coding sequences lie in one Arachis stenosperma cultivar V10309 chromosome 5, arast.V10309.gnm1.PFL2, whole genome shotgun sequence genomic window:
- the LOC130980710 gene encoding uncharacterized protein LOC130980710 has translation MAVFRQQVEKSHHDLVNLLTQQMTTILNPMMADHESKFECLARKSNELLESLIMMKEKGMMPRGNNEGFENIFQNKNNVLRNRDNPQLIPRGQNADDVLAQLCANQGSERYQVSRIVEDVLNRVGLNVGFMNRPHFVSTFPQVIQIAEVPRGVKNPKIITKFAGEVGELTTEHVA, from the coding sequence ATGGCAGTATTTCGACAACAGGTAGAGAAAAGTCATCATGATTTGGTCAACTTATTGACTCAGCAAATGACCACAATTTTGAATCCTATGATGGCTGATCACGAATCAAAATTCGAATGTCTTGCAAGGAAATCGAACGAATTACTCGAATCGTTGATTATGATGAAGGAGAAAGGCATGATGCCAAGGGGGAATAATGAAGGTTTCGAAaatatatttcaaaataaaaacaatGTCTTAAGAAACAGAGATAATCCTCAGTTAATTCCCCGAGGTCAAAATGCGGATGACGTCCTGGCCCAATTATGCGCTAATCAGGGTAGTGAACGTTATCAAGTTTCAAGAATTGTGGAAGATGTGCTCAATAGAGTCGGTTTGAATGTTGGGTTCATGAATAGACCCCATTTTGTATCTACTTTTCCTCAAGTTATTCAAATAGCCGAAGTGCCACGAGGtgtgaaaaatccaaaaataattacaaaatttgcGGGAGAAGTTGGAGAATTAACTACTGAACATGTTGCTTGA
- the LOC130982513 gene encoding uncharacterized protein LOC130982513, translating to MGACVSAPQRCVGGRLSSSSKRNKQQRKRSRRSGGDGIRRRVSSKLYKGSSSLDNNVLDLPPPTSSFANPTFQGGSIEEAWFDSNVVFDSDCDDDYQSVPDDLLSLNGNDANHRVSTASISEAARTSDVQRFSSVDATDHQSKSDGNIVDANEPVFVDEISSVDANSNKEEGILDNCGILPNNCLPCLASTVPSIEKRRSSSSSPPSARKKAPMKLSFKWKEGHGNATLLSTKTLLQRPIAGSQVPFCPIDKKMLDCWSHIDPSTFKVRGVNYFKDKKKDFAPNYSAYYPFGVDVFLSPRKVDHIARFVELPFISSSGKLPPILVVNVQIPLYPATLFQGETDGDGMSFVLYFKLSEGYSKELPLHLQESIRKLMDDEVEKVKGFPVDTIAPFRERLKILGRVVNLEDLHLSAAERKLMHAYNEKPVLSRPQHEFYSGENYFEIDLDMHRFSYISRKGFEAFLDRLKICTLDVGLTIQGNKAEELPEQVLCCVRLNGIDYMNYHQLGLTQDPL from the exons aTGGGAGCTTGTGTTTCAGCTCCACAAAGGTGTGTTGGAGGGAGATTGAGCTCTTCTTCAAAGAGGAATAAGCAACAAAGaaagaggagtagaaggagtGGTGGTGATGGAATTAGAAGAAGAGTTTCTTCTAAATTGTACAAGGGATCATCATCATTGGATAATAACGTTCTTGACCTTCCACCACCAACTAGTTCCTTTGCCAACCCCACTTTCCaag GTGGAAGTATTGAGGAGgcatggtttgattcaaatgtgGTATTCGACTCCGACTGCGACGACGATTACCAGAGTGTTCCTGATG ATTTGTTATCTTTGAATGGAAATGATGCCAACCATAGAGTTTCAACTGCAAGTATCTCTGAGGCTGCAAGAACTTCAGACGTTCAACGTTTTTCTAGTGTAGATGCAACTGATCATCAAAGTAAATCCGATGGAAACATAGTCGATGCGAACGAACCTGTGTTCGTGGATGAAATTTCCTCGGTGGATGCAAACTCCAACAAGGAAGAAGGGATTTTGGACAATTGTGGAATCCTTCCAAACAATTGTTTGCCGTGTCTAGCTTCTACCGTGCCTTCTATCGAGAAACGAAGATCTTCGAGTTCTAGTCCTCCTAGTGCAAGGAAGAAGGCTCCTATGAAACTCTCCTTTAAATGGAAGGAAGGACATGGAAATGCTACTCTAT tgTCGACAAAGACTCTTCTACAAAGACCAATTGCAGGATCTCAAGTACCCTTTTGTCCAATCGATAAGAAAATGCTTGATTGTTGGTCACACATTGATCCAAGCACTTTTAAAGTTCGGGGAGTAAACTATTTTAA GGACAAGAAGAAGGACTTTGCTCCAAACTATTCTGCATATTACCCGTTTGGCGTAGACGTATTCTTATCGCCACGGAAGGTGGACCATATAGCTCGATTTGTGGAACTTCCTTTTATTAGTTCCTCTGGGAAATTGCCACCAATTCTTGTTGTAAATGTGCAG ATTCCACTCTACCCTGCCACACTTTTTCAAGGTGAAACTGATGGGGATGGAATGAGTTTTGTGTTGTACTTTAAACTTTCCGAAGGTTACTCAAAGGAACTTCCTCTGCATCTTCAAGAAAGCATCAGA AAGCTGATGGATGATGAAGTTGAAAAGGTGAAGGGTTTTCCTGTCGATACAATCGCCCCATTCCGGGAAAGGTTGAAGATATTAGGCCGTGTCGTCAACCTCGAAGACCTTCATTTGAGTGCAGCAGAAAGGAAGCTTATGCATGCCTACAACGAAAAACCGGTTCTTTCGCGACCCCAGCATGAGTTTTACTCA GGAGAGAATTACTTTGAGATTGATCTGGATATGCATAGATTTAGTTACATCTCTAGGAAAGGCTTTGAAGCTTTCTTGGACAGATTAAAAATCTGCACTTTAGATGTTGGTCTCACAATTCAG GGGAACAAAGCAGAGGAATTGCCAGAACAAGTTTTATGTTGTGTTAGATTAAACGGCATTGACTACATGAATTACCATCAATTGGGACTAACTCAAGATCCCCTCTAA
- the LOC130982851 gene encoding probable leucine-rich repeat receptor-like protein kinase At1g35710, producing MEKYQYQLILKIVSLLLTVKIAFGDWCSSQDLEGLIGFKNGIQLDTSGRLAKWVGQRCCDWEGIVCDNATTSGTRRVTQIHLPGFISTDKDLFRTQMIGHFSLSITLLTSLEILDLGGLVGLSGTIPQTLGMHLQKLQKLYLYGNNLTGSIPESFGELQNLQELAIHENRLSGSIPFSLGALRKLKSLLLYSNKISGTLPLSLGNLTNLVELDLHENSINGHIPNSIGQMQNLEKLDLSSNLLNGRIPSSLSNLTSISVLYLDTNNLEGTIPFPSRNGGENMHSLGFLRLNDNNLSGNLPFNFGQLVSLQRVSLSNNKLEGALPSSLGNLHHLTEIYLSGNFFSGQIPKSLGQISHLIMFNISKNLIQGPLPKEMSNLQNLQTIDLSFNPLNLTSIPEWLPSLLSLSGIYLAGCGIQGQIPEVLNTIKSPIQELDLSMNFLSGSIPSWIGSFSQLYLLNLSRNSLDSFIPRSIAKLRNLAILDLNSNRLTGSITEAFEIEQDSTGGSLTYLDLSHNNFSTGVEEIGVGGQFNIQFLNLSHNNLKGMLSSSLGRLKSIHSLDLSFNKLASNLPEFLANLTTLEILRLQKNHFSGNIPNAFLKLRKLKELDLSDNVLEGEIPEGEPLINFPGSSYSGNKGLCGKPLGPCKL from the coding sequence ATGGAGAAATATCAGTATCAACTGATATTGAAAATAGTTTCACTGCTTTTAACAGTGAAAATTGCATTTGGAGATTGGTGCAGTTCACAAGACTTGGAAGGTTTGATTGGTTTCAAGAATGGAATTCAGCTGGATACATCTGGAAGATTGGCAAAATGGGTTGGTCAAAGATGCTGTGATTGGGAAGGCATTGTATGTGATAATGCAACAACATCAGGAACAAGAAGAGTGACACAGATTCATCTTCCAGGGTTCATTTCCACAGATAAAGACTTGTTTCGAACCCAAATGATTGGTCACTTTTCACTTTCCATCACACTCCTCACCTCACTTGAAATCCTTGATCTTGGAGGCTTAGTAGGCCTCAGTGGAACAATTCCACAAACACTTGGCATGCATCTGCAAAAGCTCCAAAAGCTTTACCTTTATGGAAACAACTTAACAGGCTCAATTCCAGAAAGCTTTGGTGAGTTGCAAAACCTACAGGAACTTGCAATTCATGAAAATAGGCTATCTGGGTCAATTCCTTTTAGCCTTGGAGCCCTAAGAAAACTGAAAAGTTTGCTGctttattcaaataaaatctcAGGTACATTACCACTCTCACTTGGGAACTTGACAAATTTGGTAGAATTGGATCTTCATGAAAATTCCATCAATGGTCACATACCAAATAGCATTGGTCAGATGCAGAATCTTGAAAAGCTTGACCTTTCAAGCAATTTGCTAAATGGGAGAATCCCTTCATCATTATCCAATTTAACTTCCATTTCAGTTTTGTATTTGGACACAAATAATCTTGAGGGAACAATCCCATTCCCTTCAAGAAATGGTGGTGAAAATATGCATTCTTTAGGGTTCTTGAGGCTCAATGATAACAATCTAAGTGGAAATTTACCTTTCAATTTCGGTCAACTTGTTTCTCTTCAAAGGGTATCATTGTCAAACAACAAACTTGAAGGTGCATTGCCTTCAAGTTTGGGGAATTTGCATCATTTGACTGAGATTTACCTAAGTGGAAACTTTTTCTCTGGCCAAATACCAAAATCATTAGGCCAAATTTCTCACCTCATAATGTTCAACATTTCCAAAAACTTGATTCAAGGGCCATTGCCAAAAGAGATGTCAAACCTTCAAAATCTTCAAACAATTGATCTCTCTTTCAACCCTTTGAACCTCACTTCCATCCCCGAATGGCTTCCAAGTCTATTGTCGCTCTCCGGTATTTACCTTGCAGGCTGTGGAATCCAAGGCCAAATTCCAGAAGTTTTGAATACAATCAAAAGTCCAATTCAGGAATTGGACTTATCAATGAACTTTCTCAGTGGAAGCATACCTTCATGGATAGGTTCCTTCAGCCAACTCTACTTACTGAACCTCTCAAGAAACTCACTTGATTCATTCATCCCTCGGTCCATTGCGAAATTGCGCAATCTTGCAATTCTTGATCTTAACTCAAATAGGCTTACAGGATCCATAACTGAGGCATTTGAAATTGAACAAGATTCCACTGGAGGATCACTAACATACCTTGATCTTTCACATAACAATTTCTCTACTGGAGTTGAAGAAATTGGTGTAGGAGGGCAATTCAACATTCAATTTCTGAATCTTTCTCACAACAATCTGAAGGGTATGTTGTCAAGTTCACTTGGGAGGCTCAAATCCATTCACAGTTTGGACTTGAGCTTCAACAAGTTAGCATCAAATTTGCCAGAGTTTCTTGCAAATTTGACCACATTGGAGATACTTAGGCTGCAAAAGAATCACTTTAGTGGCAACATTCCTAATGCATTTCTCAAGCTTAGAAAGTTGAAGGAGTTGGATCTATCAGATAATGTTCTTGAAGGGGAAATTCCAGAGGGTGAACCTCTGATTAACTTCCCTGGTAGTTCTTATTCTGGTAACAAAGGTTTGTGTGGAAAGCCTCTTGGTCCTTGTAAACTCTGA